In Ectothiorhodosinus mongolicus, one DNA window encodes the following:
- a CDS encoding SPOR domain-containing protein, with protein MSPPRQASRRRQSQPSQPLPGWLWGLGGLLCGVLITAWMFVDSQGGAELTGAQDAAELAPAEGAVRPRFEFYTLLPELEVVVPEVPTRPRAANEPPAPPAAVERPGTYILQAGSFRSTEEADRMRASLALLGVQSNVQAVTVDTDTWHRVRIGPFTDLGELNQMRDRLHRHDIQTLMVRLATDA; from the coding sequence GTGTCACCGCCCCGTCAGGCCAGTCGGCGTCGACAAAGCCAGCCCAGTCAGCCCTTACCCGGTTGGCTTTGGGGCTTGGGCGGGCTGTTGTGCGGTGTGCTGATCACTGCATGGATGTTTGTGGACAGTCAGGGGGGCGCTGAATTGACGGGGGCGCAGGATGCCGCTGAGCTAGCCCCTGCTGAGGGTGCGGTGCGTCCTCGCTTTGAATTTTATACCCTGTTGCCGGAGCTTGAAGTGGTCGTGCCCGAGGTTCCCACGCGCCCACGCGCAGCCAATGAGCCGCCGGCCCCTCCTGCTGCGGTGGAACGTCCCGGCACCTATATTCTTCAGGCCGGTTCTTTTCGCTCCACCGAAGAAGCCGATAGGATGCGGGCCAGCCTTGCTTTGCTGGGTGTGCAATCCAATGTGCAGGCCGTCACAGTCGATACTGACACATGGCATCGGGTGCGGATTGGACCCTTTACTGATTTGGGCGAGCTGAACCAGATGCGCGATCGTTTGCATCGTCATGATATTCAAACCTTGATGGTCCGTCTGGCTACGGATGCCTGA